One genomic segment of Vulpes vulpes isolate BD-2025 chromosome 2, VulVul3, whole genome shotgun sequence includes these proteins:
- the LOC112933110 gene encoding olfactory receptor 1P1-like — MAGGNQTSSFEFLLWGLSERPEQQNILFLLFLWIYMITVAGNLLIVLAIGTDARLHTPMYFFLASLSCADILFTSTTVPKALVNIQTQSRSISYTGCLVQLYFFLTFGDMDIFLLATMAYDRYVAICHPLHYKMIMSRRRCTLLVTACWILTSLVAMTHTFLIFRLSFCSKKIIPDFFCDLGPLMKVSCSDTQVNELVLLFLGGAVILIPFILILVSYMHIVSAILRVPSAQGRYKAFSTCGSHLAVVALFFGTVIRAYLCPSSSSSNSIEEDTAAAVMYTVVTPLLNPFIYSLRNKDMKCALGRFLRGKVFFSWGQ, encoded by the coding sequence ATGGCAGGAGGGAACCAGACCAGCAGCTTTGAGTTCCTCCTCTGGGGACTCTCAGAGCGGCCAGAGCAGCAGAATATCCTTTTCCTGCTGTTCCTGTGGATATATATGATCACTGTGGCTGGAAACCTGCTCATTGTCCTGGCCATTGGTACTGATGCACGCCTCCACACACCTatgtacttcttccttgccagccTTTCCTGTGCAGACATCCTTTTCACCTCCACCACTGTGCCCAAGGCCTTGGTTAACATCCAGACCCAGAGCAGGTCCATTTCCTACACAGGATGCCTGGTTCAGCTCTACTTCTTCTTGACTTTTGGAGACATGGACATCTTTCTCCTGGCCAcaatggcctatgaccgctatgtggccatctgccaccCTCTCCACTACAAGATGATCATGAGCCGCCGGCGCTGCACCCTCCTGGTTACTGCTTGTTGGATCCTTACGAGTCTTGTTGCCATGACCCACACTTTCCTCATCTTTCGACTTTCGTTTTGCTCTAAGAAAATCATTCCTGACTTCTTCTGTGATCTGGGACCCCTGATGAAGGTGTCTTGCTCTGACACTCAAGTCAATGAGCTTGTGCTCCTCTTCTTGGGGGGAGCAGTCATTTTAATTCCCTTCATTCTCATCCTGGTCTCTTATATGCACATCGTTTCAGCCATCCTCAGAGTCCCCTCCGCCCAGGGAAGGTACAAGGCCTTCTCTACCTGTGGGTCACACCTTGCTGTTGTTGCTCTGTTCTTTGGGACAGTGATCAGGGCTTATCTGTGTCCTTCATCATCTTCCTCCAACTCCATAGAAGAGGATACAGCAGCTGCTGTCATGTACACAGTGGTAACTCCCCTGCTGAACCCCTTCATTTATAGCCTGCGGAACAAAGACATGAAGTGTGCCTTGGGGAGATTTCTCAGAGGCAAAGTCTTCTTTTCATGGGGCCAGTGA